From Gammaproteobacteria bacterium, a single genomic window includes:
- a CDS encoding uracil-DNA glycosylase, with protein MEQKHRFPEYRCLPVSAFGDPSAQLLIVGLAPGLHGANATGRPFT; from the coding sequence ATTGAACAGAAGCATAGATTTCCCGAATACCGCTGTTTGCCGGTTTCAGCATTTGGCGATCCCAGTGCGCAGCTGCTGATAGTCGGTCTCGCGCCGGGATTACACGGGGCTAACGCGACCGGGAGGCCTTTCACG
- a CDS encoding response regulator, whose protein sequence is MISVLLTDDHALVRTGIRRLLEDSNQVSIVGEADCGEEGVRLAQQLNPDVILMDVSMPGIGGVEACRRILQRDPGQKIIVLTVHNEQTFPKRMLEIGAKGYLTKDCGVEEMLIAINQVNNGGAYIAPSIAQQLALSLLPGNEHNPVDRLSRREFQVMLMISHGLTNAEISEKLCLSPKTISTYRLRLLEKLGAHNEVDLIKIAVQQGMVEFANSD, encoded by the coding sequence ATGATAAGCGTTTTACTCACCGACGACCATGCGCTGGTGCGTACCGGGATTCGGCGCCTGCTGGAAGACAGCAATCAAGTCAGTATCGTCGGTGAAGCCGACTGTGGTGAAGAAGGCGTCAGGCTCGCCCAGCAGCTAAACCCGGATGTCATATTAATGGATGTCAGTATGCCGGGTATCGGTGGCGTCGAGGCATGTCGTCGTATCTTGCAGCGTGACCCCGGCCAAAAAATAATCGTGCTAACTGTCCATAACGAGCAAACGTTTCCTAAACGCATGCTCGAAATCGGCGCCAAGGGTTACCTCACCAAAGACTGCGGTGTCGAAGAAATGCTGATTGCAATAAACCAGGTCAATAATGGCGGCGCTTATATAGCGCCGAGTATCGCACAGCAGTTGGCCTTATCCCTGTTACCCGGGAACGAACACAATCCCGTCGACCGTCTGTCGAGACGCGAATTCCAGGTAATGCTGATGATTTCCCACGGTTTAACCAATGCCGAGATTTCCGAAAAACTGTGTCTTAGCCCCAAGACCATCAGCACCTACCGTCTGCGCCTGCTGGAAAAACTGGGCGCGCACAATGAGGTCGATTTGATTAAGATAGCGGTACAGCAGGGGATGGTCGAGTTCGCAAACTCGGACTGA
- a CDS encoding ketoacyl-ACP synthase III: protein MIYSRITGTGSYLPENVMTNHDLEKIVETSDQWIRERTGIEQRHIAAENETTVDLAEKASRLAIESAGIDPAEIDLIVLATSTPDKIFPSSACILQARLDLHGCPAFDIQAVCTGFIYALAVADKFIKTGSASKVLVVGAEVFSRILNWQDRSTCVLFGDGAGAVILESSEETGILSTHIHADGKYEDLLWVPHGIGDGFDEVKQGRGFVEMRGNEVFKMAVNTLGRIVDETLAANRMVKSDIDWLVPHQANIRIINATAKKLKMSMDQVVVTVNKHGNTSAASVPLALDVAVRDGRIKANELVLLEAFGGGFTWGSVLLRY, encoded by the coding sequence GTGATCTATTCCCGTATTACCGGCACCGGCAGTTACCTGCCAGAAAACGTTATGACGAACCATGACCTGGAAAAAATCGTGGAAACGTCCGACCAGTGGATTCGTGAGCGAACCGGTATCGAACAGCGCCATATTGCGGCGGAAAATGAAACCACGGTTGATCTCGCCGAAAAAGCCTCGAGACTCGCGATCGAGTCAGCAGGAATTGATCCCGCTGAAATCGACCTGATCGTGCTGGCGACCTCTACTCCCGACAAGATCTTTCCAAGCTCGGCCTGTATCCTGCAGGCGCGCCTGGACCTGCACGGTTGTCCGGCATTCGATATCCAGGCAGTCTGTACCGGATTCATCTACGCCCTGGCGGTTGCCGACAAGTTTATAAAAACCGGCAGTGCGAGCAAAGTGCTGGTGGTTGGCGCGGAAGTGTTTTCAAGGATTCTTAACTGGCAGGATCGCTCGACCTGCGTACTGTTTGGCGATGGCGCAGGTGCCGTGATCCTCGAGTCGAGCGAAGAAACTGGAATTTTATCAACACATATACATGCCGATGGCAAATATGAGGACCTGTTGTGGGTGCCACACGGTATTGGGGACGGTTTCGACGAGGTGAAACAGGGCAGAGGCTTTGTCGAAATGCGAGGTAACGAGGTGTTTAAAATGGCTGTCAACACGCTGGGCCGCATCGTCGACGAAACCCTGGCCGCTAATCGCATGGTTAAATCGGATATCGACTGGCTGGTGCCACATCAGGCAAACATCCGGATTATTAACGCGACCGCTAAAAAGCTGAAAATGTCGATGGACCAGGTTGTCGTAACCGTTAACAAGCATGGCAATACATCGGCCGCATCGGTGCCGCTGGCGCTTGATGTTGCAGTGCGCGATGGTCGTATCAAGGCAAACGAACTCGTGTTACTGGAAGCATTTGGCGGCGGCTTTACCTGGGGATCAGTATTATTGCGTTACTAG
- the plsX gene encoding phosphate acyltransferase PlsX, which produces MEPKIIALDAMGGDHGPSVTVAAARLALNEIPDLELVLVGNQESLALELETHGLSNDNRVEIYHASQVVDMDELPAIALKKKKDSSMRVAIDLVKEGRVQACVSAGNTGALMATSKFVLKTIRGISRPAICTTLPGINGHTHMLDLGANLECSPENLAEFALMGSVLAQSVEGIKDPSVGLLNIGSESVKGSESVKRASQLISESRLNYYGFVEGDDIYKGTVNVIVTDGFVGNVSLKTAEGLAAFINYVLADEFKRNWLTKLAGVCALPVLSSVRRKLDPRRYNGASLLGLNGIVIKSHGSADTSSFMNAIKIASLEIENKVPQRISSAIESYLEQVGEAVS; this is translated from the coding sequence ATGGAACCAAAAATTATCGCGCTTGACGCCATGGGCGGCGACCACGGCCCCAGCGTAACCGTGGCTGCGGCGCGATTGGCACTGAATGAGATTCCCGACCTTGAACTGGTTCTCGTCGGCAATCAGGAGTCACTCGCGCTGGAACTCGAGACGCACGGTCTAAGTAACGATAATCGGGTCGAGATCTACCACGCCTCCCAGGTTGTCGACATGGATGAACTGCCCGCCATCGCGCTTAAAAAGAAGAAAGATTCTTCGATGCGGGTAGCAATCGACCTGGTCAAGGAGGGCAGGGTGCAAGCCTGTGTCAGTGCGGGTAATACCGGTGCCCTGATGGCTACCAGCAAGTTTGTCTTAAAAACCATACGGGGAATAAGTCGACCTGCAATCTGCACCACCTTGCCGGGCATCAATGGACACACCCATATGCTGGACCTCGGTGCTAACCTGGAATGCAGCCCCGAAAATCTTGCCGAATTCGCGTTGATGGGGTCGGTACTGGCGCAATCGGTTGAGGGAATCAAGGATCCTTCGGTCGGGCTATTGAACATCGGTTCAGAATCAGTCAAAGGCAGCGAGTCAGTGAAGAGGGCCAGCCAGCTAATCTCCGAAAGCAGGCTAAACTATTATGGATTTGTTGAAGGTGATGACATTTACAAGGGTACCGTTAACGTAATTGTAACCGATGGATTTGTCGGTAACGTCTCGCTTAAGACCGCGGAGGGTCTGGCGGCTTTTATCAATTACGTGCTGGCCGATGAGTTTAAGCGCAACTGGCTAACAAAACTGGCTGGCGTTTGCGCGTTACCCGTATTGTCTTCCGTTCGACGCAAACTTGACCCGCGCCGTTATAATGGCGCCAGCCTGCTAGGGCTGAATGGTATTGTTATCAAAAGCCATGGCAGCGCCGACACGAGTTCGTTCATGAATGCCATCAAGATCGCCAGTCTCGAGATCGAGAATAAGGTTCCGCAACGAATCTCCAGTGCGATCGAGAGCTACCTGGAACAGGTCGGGGAAGCCGTCTCGTGA
- the rpmF gene encoding 50S ribosomal protein L32 yields the protein MAVQKSRKTPSRRGMRRSHDALGSATLAVEPTTGEIHRRHHISADGYYKGRQVIADKIVEDDDE from the coding sequence ATGGCTGTTCAGAAAAGTCGCAAAACCCCGTCCAGACGGGGTATGAGACGCTCCCACGATGCACTGGGAAGCGCAACCCTGGCGGTTGAACCCACAACCGGCGAGATCCACCGTCGACACCATATCAGTGCCGATGGTTACTACAAGGGCCGCCAGGTAATCGCGGATAAAATCGTCGAAGACGATGACGAGTAG
- a CDS encoding YceD family protein: MTRNGCFQGEISLSETGRLVELLHGGESDQADREIAIRFEFLRNEYGIPMITGGLETSLELECQRCLKAMEWPLKLDFKLLIHASDDIVSQSDEDTVYSHDGYIDIIEIIEDELILAIPLVAAHENRSCNKNWQPAGKKSGTPARENPFAVLQQLKTTD, from the coding sequence GTGACCCGAAACGGCTGTTTCCAGGGAGAAATATCGCTATCAGAAACCGGGCGTCTGGTCGAACTGCTCCATGGCGGAGAATCTGACCAGGCGGACCGCGAGATAGCCATTCGATTCGAGTTCTTACGCAACGAGTACGGTATTCCAATGATTACGGGCGGGCTGGAAACCAGTCTTGAGCTGGAATGCCAGCGATGTCTCAAGGCAATGGAATGGCCGTTGAAACTCGATTTCAAACTCTTGATTCACGCCAGCGATGATATTGTCAGCCAAAGCGACGAAGATACGGTATATAGTCATGATGGATATATCGACATTATCGAGATAATTGAAGATGAGCTGATACTGGCAATACCCCTGGTAGCTGCGCATGAGAACAGGTCTTGCAATAAAAACTGGCAGCCTGCTGGAAAGAAATCCGGGACTCCCGCAAGAGAAAATCCGTTTGCAGTTTTGCAGCAACTGAAAACGACCGATTAA
- a CDS encoding Maf family nucleotide pyrophosphatase, which produces MQTQIILASGSPFRKQLLDRLQLDFVCLSPDIDETLKPAEDARNYVCRLAESKARQVAADHPDAIVIGSDQCALLGTKILGKPGSHENALLQLQEAQGKSVIFHTGVCVLQLSSGFNAIEDVLFEVEFRSLSDRQLEHYLHVEQPYQCAGSFKAEGYGVCLFKKMHGDDPTALIGLPLIALTEILERAGVAVV; this is translated from the coding sequence GTGCAAACTCAGATAATACTGGCCAGCGGCTCCCCTTTTCGCAAGCAGCTGCTAGATCGATTACAGCTCGATTTCGTCTGCCTTTCTCCCGATATCGACGAGACTCTCAAGCCAGCTGAGGATGCCCGCAATTACGTTTGTCGACTGGCAGAATCGAAGGCAAGGCAGGTAGCGGCAGATCATCCGGATGCGATTGTCATTGGTTCTGATCAGTGTGCGCTGCTGGGTACAAAAATACTGGGTAAACCGGGATCGCACGAAAACGCCCTGCTACAGTTGCAGGAGGCACAGGGAAAAAGCGTGATTTTTCATACCGGCGTCTGCGTACTGCAGCTGTCATCTGGATTCAATGCGATAGAGGATGTCCTGTTCGAAGTTGAATTCCGTAGCTTAAGTGATCGGCAGCTGGAGCATTATCTCCACGTCGAGCAACCCTACCAGTGCGCCGGCAGTTTCAAGGCAGAAGGCTATGGTGTCTGCCTGTTCAAAAAAATGCATGGTGATGATCCGACGGCGCTGATTGGATTGCCCCTGATTGCATTGACAGAGATACTGGAACGCGCCGGAGTAGCGGTCGTCTAG
- a CDS encoding S49 family peptidase: MTENETHSDNSGPGNDKQAQKIIDRLVFAAIKEQTRARRWRVGFMLFFIVYLSVVTIMFFADTSDRSLAVDGKKHTALVKLSGVIASGEAAGSENMIAGLKAAFKHDDTAGIVLEINSPGGSPVQAAYIFDEIMRLKQKHESIPVYAVVADIAASGGYFVAAAADKIYANQSSLVGSIGVRMDAFGFVELMKKIGVERRLLTAGENKGLFDPFLPEQSEQKAHLQSMLDEVHGHFIAAVKRGRGDRLVVNEDIFSGLIWSGEKALGLGLVDAYGTTQSIARELEAEQIVDFTPKANLLERIAARIGSSAGRKISEYLLGNMAIN; encoded by the coding sequence ATGACAGAAAACGAAACGCACAGCGATAATTCCGGTCCAGGTAATGACAAGCAGGCCCAGAAAATTATTGACCGCCTGGTATTTGCGGCGATAAAAGAGCAAACCCGGGCACGTCGCTGGCGAGTCGGTTTCATGCTGTTTTTCATCGTCTATCTAAGCGTCGTAACAATCATGTTCTTTGCCGATACCAGCGACAGGTCGTTGGCGGTTGATGGGAAAAAGCATACCGCGCTGGTCAAGCTTTCCGGGGTCATCGCCAGTGGGGAAGCGGCCGGTTCCGAAAACATGATTGCCGGGCTCAAAGCGGCTTTTAAACACGATGATACCGCCGGAATCGTCCTGGAAATCAATTCGCCGGGCGGTTCTCCGGTTCAGGCCGCTTATATTTTCGATGAAATCATGCGCCTGAAACAGAAACACGAATCGATACCCGTGTACGCGGTAGTCGCTGATATTGCTGCTTCGGGTGGATATTTCGTCGCCGCGGCAGCCGATAAAATTTATGCCAATCAATCGAGCCTGGTGGGATCGATCGGTGTGCGCATGGATGCATTTGGATTTGTCGAACTGATGAAAAAAATCGGTGTCGAGAGAAGGCTTTTGACTGCGGGAGAAAACAAGGGTCTGTTCGATCCATTCCTGCCAGAGCAAAGTGAACAGAAGGCCCATTTGCAATCGATGCTCGATGAGGTACATGGCCACTTTATCGCGGCAGTCAAGCGCGGCAGGGGAGACCGCCTCGTTGTCAATGAGGATATCTTCAGCGGCTTGATATGGAGCGGTGAAAAGGCGCTCGGCCTGGGTCTTGTGGATGCCTACGGCACCACGCAGAGTATTGCGCGGGAACTTGAAGCGGAACAGATTGTTGATTTCACGCCCAAGGCCAACCTGCTGGAACGAATTGCAGCCCGCATCGGCAGCAGTGCAGGACGCAAAATCAGCGAGTACTTACTGGGCAATATGGCCATTAACTAG
- a CDS encoding RluA family pseudouridine synthase has translation MSSDKPQKSPVSLIEISAAQLGQRLDNFLFKQLNNVPRTRIYRIIRKGEVRVNKKRCKPEYKLKIGDQVRIPPLLLATGSRDKLQPSKRLVENLERNILFENGHIIIIDKPAGFAVHAGSGVDYGVIDAMRLLRPDDAIELVHRLDRDTSGCLLLSKHRQALLDVQAALRDGTLNKKYCAIVKGRWPQEIREIKLALKKIVLPNGERRMQVDSNGKKALSRIKLLQTGNSFSLIQVELVTGRTHQIRVHCQSQGHEIAGDDKYGDIEFNRAMRRRKINRLMLHAASLELPHSKFTPELVVNAPLPTEFEQLIGAADNGLTTHNY, from the coding sequence TTGAGTTCAGATAAACCACAAAAAAGTCCCGTCAGCCTGATCGAGATCTCTGCCGCTCAACTTGGACAAAGGCTCGACAACTTCCTGTTCAAACAGCTCAACAACGTTCCCCGTACCCGCATTTATCGAATCATCAGGAAAGGTGAGGTACGGGTTAACAAGAAGCGTTGCAAACCGGAATACAAACTGAAGATTGGCGATCAGGTCAGAATTCCACCGTTACTTCTGGCAACCGGTTCACGCGACAAGCTACAGCCGTCGAAGCGATTGGTCGAAAATCTGGAACGCAACATACTTTTTGAGAATGGGCATATTATCATTATCGATAAACCCGCCGGGTTCGCTGTCCACGCCGGTTCAGGGGTGGACTACGGCGTCATCGACGCGATGCGCCTGCTGCGACCCGACGACGCCATCGAGCTGGTGCACAGGCTCGATCGTGATACCAGTGGTTGCCTGCTACTGAGTAAACATCGACAGGCGCTGCTAGACGTTCAAGCGGCGCTGCGCGACGGAACACTCAACAAGAAATATTGCGCTATAGTCAAGGGTCGATGGCCCCAGGAAATTCGCGAGATTAAACTCGCGCTGAAGAAAATAGTCCTTCCCAACGGGGAGCGGCGGATGCAGGTTGACAGCAATGGGAAAAAGGCCTTGAGTCGAATCAAGCTATTACAGACCGGTAACAGTTTCAGTTTAATCCAGGTGGAACTTGTAACCGGCCGTACGCATCAAATCCGGGTGCATTGCCAGTCCCAGGGACACGAAATCGCGGGTGATGATAAATATGGTGATATTGAATTTAACCGCGCCATGCGCCGGCGTAAAATTAATCGTCTGATGCTGCATGCAGCAAGCCTCGAACTGCCCCACAGCAAATTTACACCCGAACTGGTGGTCAACGCTCCATTACCCACAGAATTCGAGCAGCTCATCGGCGCTGCAGACAATGGCTTAACCACGCACAACTATTGA
- a CDS encoding Rne/Rng family ribonuclease — MKRILINATQAEELRVAMVNGQQLYDLDIEVPSRDQKKSNIYKGKIARVEPSLEAAFVNYGAERHGFLPFKEIAKQYYGDAPRDNNGKPILKDALKVDQEIIVQVEKEERGNKGAALTSFISLAGRFLVAMPQNPRAGGVSRRIEGEDRDELKKTLSELTMPEGMGVIVRTAGVGRSTEEMQWDLDYLTQVWTAIEKAAGEKSAPFLIYQESDIVIRALRDHYRNDIGEILIDSRQAYQQAHDFMSMVMPGSINKLKLFEDKLPLFNRFQIENQIESAFAREVRLPSGGAIVVDHTEALISIDVNSARATRGGDIEETAKQTNLEAADEIARQLRIRDLGGLIVIDFIDMMQNRNQREVESRLRNAVYDDRARVQIGRISRFGLLEMSRQRLRPSLEESSQIVCPRCSGQGTIRDVESLSLAVLRLLEEESLKDNTGKILAKMPVECATYLLNEKREKIDSLEQRREVHIVVIPDPRLETPHYEIERVKDNDTHRHESNYKKSYEMTTPEQPVDLVEMASSNISTPEAAAVQSITPPTPRPAAPPPVKTSSGESGFLGKIVNLLTGSGDKPAEPVEETPAKTATRPAQSGNRGRRGKYRGGQNRQRSNASATNKGAGEKAKDQSETEKSAAAEAKRTNQPRTGRSRSGNRGGNRGNRARQKDQQASSEKTPVADGKHQSQTRSEQDGNRHPRQKPDVDGNQNQTAKSEETGKVEAGKTKARKAPAKSSRKPKKAEATDSSLPGQSEKTTDAKPATTKKAATGTTKSHTARNGEKADSAASEQKAESKPTSGVETSESKSGVDSSAHNAAPSSSTAVGQDS; from the coding sequence ATGAAAAGAATCTTAATAAATGCCACCCAGGCCGAAGAGCTCAGGGTGGCGATGGTCAATGGCCAACAACTTTACGACCTCGATATCGAAGTACCCTCTCGAGACCAGAAGAAGTCAAATATATACAAGGGTAAAATAGCCCGGGTCGAACCCAGCCTCGAGGCTGCTTTCGTTAATTACGGCGCCGAACGTCACGGGTTTCTTCCATTCAAGGAAATCGCCAAGCAATACTATGGCGATGCACCGCGGGACAATAACGGCAAACCCATTCTTAAAGACGCGCTCAAAGTAGACCAGGAGATCATCGTCCAGGTCGAAAAAGAAGAGCGCGGCAACAAGGGCGCCGCGTTAACTAGTTTTATCAGTCTGGCCGGCAGGTTCCTGGTTGCAATGCCGCAAAACCCACGCGCCGGCGGAGTATCCCGGCGAATCGAGGGCGAAGACCGTGACGAGCTTAAAAAAACGCTTTCAGAATTGACAATGCCGGAGGGCATGGGCGTCATCGTACGGACTGCCGGCGTTGGTCGCTCCACCGAGGAAATGCAGTGGGATCTTGATTATCTGACCCAGGTCTGGACTGCAATCGAAAAGGCAGCTGGAGAAAAATCTGCGCCGTTTCTGATTTACCAGGAGTCAGATATCGTCATTCGGGCTTTACGCGATCACTACCGAAACGATATCGGAGAAATACTCATCGACTCCAGGCAGGCCTATCAACAGGCCCACGATTTCATGTCAATGGTAATGCCAGGTTCGATTAACAAGCTCAAACTGTTCGAAGACAAGTTGCCGCTGTTCAACCGTTTCCAAATCGAGAACCAGATCGAATCCGCTTTTGCCAGGGAAGTCAGATTACCATCTGGCGGCGCTATCGTAGTCGATCATACCGAGGCTTTAATTTCGATTGACGTTAACTCTGCCCGTGCCACCCGGGGCGGCGATATTGAAGAAACCGCGAAGCAGACCAATCTCGAGGCGGCCGATGAAATCGCACGCCAACTGAGAATTCGTGATCTGGGAGGCCTTATCGTGATTGATTTCATCGATATGATGCAGAATCGTAATCAGCGCGAGGTAGAAAGCCGGTTACGCAACGCGGTCTACGATGATCGTGCACGTGTACAGATTGGGCGCATTTCGCGCTTTGGATTGCTTGAAATGTCACGTCAAAGACTGAGACCCTCACTGGAGGAGTCGAGCCAGATCGTCTGCCCCCGGTGCAGTGGTCAGGGCACGATACGTGATGTCGAATCGCTTTCGCTGGCTGTATTACGCCTGCTGGAAGAGGAGTCCCTCAAGGATAACACCGGTAAGATTCTTGCCAAGATGCCGGTCGAATGTGCGACCTATCTGCTCAATGAGAAGCGTGAAAAGATTGATAGTCTCGAGCAGCGACGCGAAGTGCATATCGTGGTTATTCCGGATCCAAGACTTGAGACGCCGCATTACGAAATCGAACGCGTCAAGGATAACGACACGCATCGTCACGAATCAAACTATAAAAAGTCTTACGAGATGACCACGCCCGAACAACCGGTCGACCTCGTCGAGATGGCGAGCAGTAATATCTCCACCCCGGAAGCTGCAGCCGTACAAAGTATAACGCCCCCTACGCCAAGACCCGCAGCGCCTCCCCCTGTTAAAACTTCCTCTGGCGAGAGCGGCTTTCTTGGCAAGATTGTCAATCTGCTGACTGGTAGTGGTGATAAACCCGCGGAGCCTGTCGAAGAAACGCCGGCAAAAACTGCTACCCGTCCGGCTCAGAGCGGAAATCGGGGTCGCCGGGGTAAGTACCGCGGTGGACAAAATCGGCAGCGTAGTAATGCATCGGCAACAAACAAGGGTGCAGGCGAGAAAGCCAAGGATCAAAGTGAAACCGAAAAATCCGCAGCCGCAGAAGCCAAACGCACTAACCAGCCACGCACGGGTCGCTCACGCAGTGGAAATCGCGGTGGAAATCGAGGCAATCGGGCTCGTCAAAAGGATCAGCAGGCGTCATCTGAAAAAACTCCTGTCGCGGACGGCAAGCATCAGTCACAAACCCGCTCGGAACAAGATGGCAATCGTCACCCGCGACAAAAGCCTGACGTGGATGGAAATCAAAATCAGACTGCTAAATCCGAGGAAACTGGAAAGGTCGAAGCGGGCAAGACCAAGGCTCGAAAAGCACCTGCCAAAAGCAGTCGCAAACCTAAAAAGGCTGAGGCAACCGATTCGAGTCTGCCCGGGCAATCCGAAAAGACAACGGACGCTAAGCCTGCAACCACAAAAAAAGCGGCTACCGGCACAACGAAATCCCATACTGCCCGAAATGGGGAAAAAGCAGACTCTGCAGCATCCGAACAGAAAGCGGAAAGCAAGCCGACCTCAGGGGTTGAAACCTCGGAGTCAAAGTCTGGCGTGGATTCCTCGGCACACAATGCCGCTCCATCCAGTTCAACGGCTGTCGGGCAGGATTCGTAA
- a CDS encoding OmpH family outer membrane protein: MKITAFLLLTLVSVGLNAAGKTAFINSKVLLEQSPQAIEANAELQSQFGDREQSLRKLAQEIQQMEKTYKTDSAVMSDEQKKKAEDNIIQNKRRFQFEQQSLKEDLQAKQRELLQKVQVSIKTVIQDYGNKNGYDFIFTDASIAYASDAVNITDEILKELKK, encoded by the coding sequence ATGAAAATTACAGCATTTCTTTTACTGACGCTGGTCAGCGTCGGCCTGAACGCAGCCGGAAAAACGGCATTCATCAACTCCAAGGTACTGCTTGAACAGTCGCCGCAAGCGATAGAGGCCAATGCCGAATTGCAGAGCCAGTTTGGCGACCGCGAGCAGAGCCTGCGAAAACTTGCACAGGAAATCCAGCAAATGGAAAAAACCTATAAAACCGATAGTGCGGTAATGAGTGACGAACAGAAAAAAAAGGCCGAGGACAACATAATCCAGAACAAGCGGCGTTTTCAATTTGAACAACAGTCGCTGAAAGAAGACTTGCAGGCAAAGCAAAGAGAATTATTACAGAAGGTGCAGGTTTCGATAAAAACGGTTATCCAGGATTATGGCAACAAGAATGGGTACGACTTCATATTTACTGACGCAAGCATTGCCTACGCCAGCGATGCAGTCAATATCACCGACGAAATCCTCAAGGAACTCAAGAAATAG
- a CDS encoding DUF4124 domain-containing protein, translating to MEIQMKLFTKIMIAVLFIALLLPFTILKDDNGDTMVSFSDLSFPDLSMPNFSMPDLPKFSGNSIQAGSDEDLDGKDVFYKWYDADGNVQFTTEPPPDGVEFTLKGFDPNANVIQSVKLPPEENETEETGSTAKKTDNPGDIGNPYSPDTIKKLFEDTKNIEKLLQQRLQDQESTIN from the coding sequence TTGGAAATCCAGATGAAGCTATTCACGAAGATTATGATTGCAGTATTATTCATCGCGCTGCTGTTGCCCTTTACGATTCTAAAGGACGATAACGGAGATACCATGGTGAGTTTTTCGGATTTAAGTTTTCCGGATCTGTCGATGCCGAACTTCTCGATGCCTGATTTGCCTAAATTCTCAGGCAATTCAATCCAGGCTGGTTCAGATGAAGATCTTGACGGCAAGGATGTATTTTATAAATGGTACGATGCCGATGGAAATGTCCAGTTTACAACTGAGCCACCCCCTGATGGCGTCGAGTTTACACTCAAGGGTTTCGATCCCAATGCAAACGTGATTCAGTCGGTAAAACTTCCACCCGAAGAAAACGAGACGGAAGAAACAGGCTCAACCGCTAAAAAAACTGATAATCCAGGAGACATCGGCAATCCGTATTCTCCGGATACCATCAAGAAGCTATTCGAGGACACCAAGAATATCGAGAAACTGCTCCAGCAAAGGTTGCAAGATCAGGAATCAACGATTAACTAA